In Aurantimicrobium minutum, the following proteins share a genomic window:
- a CDS encoding nucleotide exchange factor GrpE — protein sequence MSDQNSNPVEEPLNGGSSAGDTSEVGENAGFAEDPGYDGPTEDASFEDADVETSLTDADLSFLEQAESDLAAERLADLQRVTAEYANYRKRTEANREIERERIIGDTVKILLPVLDDIDRAEKHGDLAEGSALAAIAGKLRGATERLGLVAYGAAGDLFDPNLHEAILQQPSPDVTAETVLDVVETGYMIGTTQVRAAKVVVAVPAN from the coding sequence ATGTCTGACCAGAATTCGAACCCAGTAGAGGAGCCCCTGAACGGGGGCTCCTCCGCAGGGGACACCAGTGAGGTTGGCGAGAACGCCGGCTTTGCTGAAGACCCTGGATATGACGGACCTACTGAAGACGCTTCCTTTGAAGACGCTGATGTAGAAACCTCGCTGACAGATGCCGACCTTTCTTTCCTCGAGCAGGCAGAAAGTGATCTGGCAGCAGAGCGTTTGGCTGACCTTCAGCGCGTAACCGCTGAATACGCCAACTACCGCAAGCGCACCGAAGCAAACAGAGAAATTGAGCGCGAGCGCATCATCGGAGACACTGTGAAGATCCTTCTTCCTGTCCTCGATGACATCGACCGTGCAGAAAAGCACGGCGACCTGGCGGAGGGCTCTGCCCTCGCCGCCATCGCCGGCAAACTACGCGGTGCAACCGAGCGCCTCGGTCTTGTTGCCTATGGTGCAGCTGGTGACCTTTTTGATCCGAACCTGCACGAAGCGATTCTGCAGCAGCCTTCACCAGATGTCACAGCAGAAACTGTGTTGGATGTTGTGGAGACCGGGTACATGATCGGCACCACACAGGTTCGCGCAGCAAAGGTTGTTGTTGCAGTTCCTGCAAACTAG
- a CDS encoding DnaJ C-terminal domain-containing protein, translating to MASQDWFDKDFYKVLGVSKDASEAELKKVYRKLAREYHPDSNQGNAKAEAKFKEISEAYSVLSDKEQRAEYDQIRAMGSGARFSAGGPQGGFEDAFSGFGRGGQQYTFQQGGGFEDIFGGMFGGGGGRFGQSSGGFRGFGGPQKGQDIVSSVTIDFFEAFHGDTMSLQTSEGRTVKVKIPAGVADGQKIRLRGKGYPSPDGGEAGDIVLTVKVKKHPVFERDGLNIKVNVPVTFTEAALGATIEVPTPEGETVKLKVAPGTPSGRSLRVKGRGIKTAKGTGDLLAVVQIAVPSHLDDTAKEALEKFASVAPSENPRADLLAEAKR from the coding sequence ATGGCCAGTCAAGATTGGTTCGATAAAGACTTTTACAAAGTCCTCGGCGTCTCCAAAGACGCTTCGGAAGCTGAACTGAAGAAGGTCTATCGCAAGCTTGCTCGCGAATATCACCCTGACTCCAATCAGGGAAACGCCAAGGCAGAAGCCAAGTTCAAGGAAATCTCTGAAGCCTACTCTGTGCTCTCCGATAAGGAGCAGCGTGCGGAGTATGACCAGATTCGCGCCATGGGTTCCGGTGCACGCTTTAGTGCAGGCGGACCACAAGGCGGATTCGAGGATGCCTTCAGCGGTTTTGGCCGTGGCGGCCAGCAGTACACCTTCCAACAGGGAGGTGGCTTTGAAGATATCTTCGGCGGAATGTTTGGCGGCGGAGGTGGCCGATTCGGCCAGTCCTCCGGCGGTTTCCGTGGATTTGGTGGCCCGCAGAAGGGGCAAGACATTGTCTCCTCTGTCACTATCGATTTCTTCGAAGCATTCCACGGCGACACCATGAGCTTGCAGACCAGTGAGGGCCGAACCGTCAAGGTGAAAATCCCTGCCGGTGTTGCTGATGGACAGAAGATCCGTCTTCGCGGCAAGGGATATCCCAGCCCTGACGGTGGCGAAGCAGGAGACATTGTTCTCACCGTCAAGGTGAAGAAGCATCCTGTCTTCGAGCGTGACGGACTCAACATCAAAGTGAATGTTCCTGTCACCTTCACGGAGGCAGCGCTGGGGGCAACCATCGAGGTTCCCACCCCTGAGGGTGAGACCGTCAAGCTTAAAGTTGCTCCGGGCACCCCGAGTGGACGTTCACTGCGCGTTAAGGGTCGCGGCATTAAGACAGCCAAGGGAACAGGCGACCTCCTCGCTGTTGTTCAAATTGCTGTCCCGAGCCACCTCGATGACACTGCAAAAGAAGCCCTCGAAAAGTTCGCATCTGTTGCGCCAAGTGAGAACCCTCGCGCAGACTTGCTTGCAGAAGCAAAGCGATAA
- a CDS encoding heat shock protein transcriptional repressor HspR, which yields MDENQPIFTISMAAELAGMHPQTLRQYDRIGLVQPGRTAGQSRRYSMRNVAQLREVARLSAEGLSLEGIRRVLDLENQNDALRARVRELEAALADALLNQPGRRVFAAGPAGDVESLRAGTRARRRTDVVVWRPFGRN from the coding sequence ATGGACGAGAACCAGCCCATCTTTACTATCTCGATGGCTGCAGAGCTTGCGGGAATGCACCCGCAGACCCTGCGGCAGTATGACCGCATCGGCCTGGTTCAACCAGGCCGAACAGCGGGTCAATCCAGACGCTATTCCATGCGTAACGTTGCTCAGCTTCGCGAAGTCGCCAGACTTAGCGCGGAAGGTCTCTCCCTAGAGGGCATCCGTCGCGTTCTGGATTTAGAGAATCAAAATGACGCACTGCGTGCGCGAGTTCGAGAACTCGAAGCCGCCCTTGCGGACGCTCTGCTCAACCAGCCAGGCCGTCGCGTCTTCGCTGCAGGACCTGCAGGTGACGTGGAAAGCCTGCGGGCTGGAACTCGCGCTCGCCGCCGCACAGATGTTGTGGTTTGGCGTCCCTTCGGGCGTAACTAG
- a CDS encoding nuclear transport factor 2 family protein, with product MTDAGIQTLLDDYFELMHSQDMSLFDKVFHKDSNLYSSENDEIVIRPRDFYREQMEARTSPQDLGNVRRDKVLLVDQISPEVALAKVQLEMFGGVMQDYLSLLRVDGSWFVISKLYKQVGKSE from the coding sequence ATGACTGACGCAGGAATCCAAACATTGCTCGATGATTACTTTGAGCTCATGCACTCGCAAGACATGTCCCTCTTTGACAAGGTCTTTCACAAAGACAGCAACCTCTACTCGTCTGAGAACGATGAGATCGTGATTCGTCCTCGCGATTTTTATCGCGAACAAATGGAAGCGCGTACCTCTCCACAAGATTTGGGCAATGTCCGTCGTGACAAGGTCCTCCTCGTCGACCAGATTTCACCAGAGGTTGCACTCGCAAAAGTCCAGCTCGAGATGTTCGGCGGAGTAATGCAGGACTATCTCAGCTTGCTTCGTGTTGATGGTTCCTGGTTTGTTATCTCCAAGTTGTACAAGCAGGTTGGCAAGTCCGAATAG
- a CDS encoding class I SAM-dependent methyltransferase codes for MSSFPFESLRRWPDLESPELVAVDAADRLLLTELQRAVEIDPTLLASPLSIIGDTHGALTLGALAEAGFTEVLVHQDARSGELALVNNAQELSDFFPPSSTFQNLQLSRELVVSSRIVVLRLPRSLEQLEQWAALIAAHSADDVLVLAGGRIKHMTLSMNETLGKFFTQVEASLAEQKSRVIRARGPKKQAALDALTSWPKSEYHADVDLMVCAQGGAFAGISIDIGTYDLLAVLDRVSGQQGMRIIDFGCGTGVLAAQISKLRPTATVIASDQSAAAVESAKATMEANNLSDRVTVVRDDGLSSQEDRSADLILFNPPFHSGAAVHAGTSLRLFAEAGRVLKPGGELWVVANRHLSYKPALRKLVGETREVRRTPKFTVTKSVKL; via the coding sequence GTGAGTTCATTTCCTTTCGAATCCCTCAGGCGTTGGCCTGATCTGGAGTCCCCCGAACTCGTTGCCGTTGATGCAGCCGACCGTCTCCTGTTAACTGAACTTCAGCGCGCTGTTGAGATTGATCCAACCCTGCTTGCAAGCCCGCTATCCATCATCGGAGACACTCACGGAGCATTGACATTAGGCGCCCTAGCTGAGGCTGGGTTTACTGAGGTTCTTGTTCACCAAGATGCTCGTTCAGGTGAACTAGCGTTGGTGAATAACGCGCAGGAACTTTCGGATTTCTTTCCGCCTTCATCAACCTTTCAAAATCTTCAACTATCTCGTGAGCTGGTTGTTTCCTCGAGGATTGTTGTGTTGCGTTTACCGCGCTCGCTGGAGCAATTAGAGCAATGGGCGGCACTAATTGCGGCCCACTCCGCTGACGATGTTCTCGTGTTGGCCGGCGGCCGCATCAAACACATGACCCTGAGCATGAATGAGACCTTGGGGAAGTTTTTCACTCAGGTTGAAGCAAGTCTTGCAGAGCAAAAGTCACGTGTCATTCGCGCACGTGGACCAAAGAAACAAGCAGCACTCGATGCCCTCACCTCATGGCCCAAGAGTGAATACCACGCGGATGTTGATCTGATGGTGTGTGCTCAAGGTGGTGCTTTTGCAGGAATCTCTATCGACATAGGCACCTACGACCTGCTTGCGGTGTTAGACAGAGTTTCGGGTCAGCAGGGTATGCGCATTATTGACTTTGGTTGTGGAACGGGTGTTCTCGCTGCCCAGATATCAAAGCTTCGACCAACAGCGACAGTGATCGCCAGCGATCAGTCCGCCGCCGCTGTCGAATCAGCGAAAGCAACTATGGAGGCAAACAACCTCAGTGATCGCGTCACTGTGGTACGTGACGACGGACTGTCTTCACAAGAAGACAGATCAGCCGACCTCATTCTGTTCAACCCTCCTTTTCATTCAGGCGCTGCCGTTCATGCGGGCACGAGCTTGAGGCTTTTTGCCGAGGCAGGAAGAGTTCTCAAACCGGGTGGGGAATTGTGGGTGGTGGCTAATCGTCACCTGAGTTACAAGCCCGCATTGCGCAAACTTGTAGGAGAAACTCGTGAGGTTCGCAGGACTCCAAAGTTCACGGTGACTAAATCAGTCAAACTGTAA
- a CDS encoding carboxypeptidase regulatory-like domain-containing protein — protein sequence MIDKIRELQGFDSFALRDQNKKQKLKSFFSTIVSLALVSATLVFSPSLASAANNASISGAFEGVPANTSVTVDYYLSNNFQQPVTGTVTSTSGTFTIPGLNAATYGSLTATAVVGNLNYKSATVSLNQGLADGETLSGIDLVLEPLYVVTGTLTNVPQNATSASVQFSSNESGYPQVSSATVNLGTGPNLGTATFSFNGGLPVGTYFLEASAFVPGEQQWQTVKIAGGLAEVTTSSNTPPVNIPLDPKGSVSGTISGIPSGINNVNISVYSQNALTTSAYSNVTIPSGQSSANFLIPVLAEGDYQYYVSGGNNEIRAEGQFSLSTNQNLSGLNIQVTSISNNLSITGRILDSTGQANEGVDINAYGNGQATSGSGGLFEINGLTSPTISGFNFSKNSVASYNSRSFSTSLTGSMWIYPQIDVASNQFQEVVFSSGTGILQGRVTEVVNGVLTGISGVKVTGSAYLQRGSIEAWVNTDAQGYYALSGLPLNAGSIRVKLTKPGYVSVSGSYSLRENNSPRTKPFSLERTAASSGAISGTVYDSFTNAPLRGANVYIYGPDFNANVTTDAAGKYKFKNVPNGEYSLGVSKWAQRVQYRYSNQRVTVSGASVTVPQVNLDRFSTGSGRVEGVVIDQTTGRTVGGANVSLYSPGGMGKSTKANARGEWAISGLADGSYSVNISPQSSSTYEWREFDQLVIDQGATVQRTDYLRSIVQGTSSLTGVIRNSLTYEPIVGAKVTVSRNQGGFEDKDAVTDSSGRYRISNLPSGAYMIRAEATGFEIAAQTNVSNFGAGMGYGGPASLGSVDLDEGEAGYFNGRMTPAPEGQATISGIVKTSTDQVVEGAYIYAISPTTGAYLGSAQSDENGFYELQQIPSGQVQINVSSPSMYGNGSQKFAETRSNTNVSSGQQLTLDVIVQAAGLITGTVLTTNDTVPECASVIAIERKSDGSLGNAVGWASVDPNTGAYKMDYLAAGNYFVSVKQECWQDAPKFVFGDKFWSSTSTNGSDSPSSYVTVAAGATRNSTDVVVSEGSILKGQVKIQTATGVTGLPTGKNLQINVYRQSGGTYKLLPQFYGWVSAREAGKYELSGLAPGNYKLEFVDTWQGNRGLQTAFSGGASTLTTASVITLSAGQKSLNNDVIMSVRQPIADPEAVSTSSLTTAMQDQVSAPDLVSANQVITVDVGQDMAGEWVSVWAHSTPTSLGDWVQVGVDGTVRATVSEALPVGQHRIVVQDIDNKVVGWTGTTVAASVQGSPSTGGLARKSVSSVSNIGTAAPGLESPVLVSPKRPTNTKSSVGQEAESSELLQSDQPNLWIFGGLAALLAAGLAGGVWLIRSRKS from the coding sequence ATGATTGACAAAATTCGCGAACTTCAGGGATTTGACTCTTTTGCGCTGAGAGACCAAAACAAGAAGCAGAAACTTAAGAGCTTCTTTTCAACAATCGTCTCTCTTGCGCTTGTCAGCGCGACACTTGTTTTTTCCCCGTCCCTTGCGTCTGCTGCGAATAACGCCTCAATATCAGGCGCATTTGAGGGTGTACCCGCAAATACGTCAGTGACTGTTGATTACTACCTTTCAAATAATTTTCAACAACCAGTTACCGGAACTGTCACTTCTACTTCTGGAACCTTCACGATTCCTGGATTGAATGCGGCTACCTATGGAAGTCTCACTGCGACCGCAGTTGTTGGAAACCTCAATTACAAAAGTGCAACAGTCTCCCTAAACCAAGGCCTCGCAGATGGTGAAACACTGTCGGGTATAGATCTGGTTTTAGAGCCCCTTTACGTAGTGACAGGAACTCTAACGAATGTTCCACAAAATGCAACTTCTGCATCCGTGCAATTTTCTAGCAATGAAAGCGGCTACCCGCAAGTCAGCTCGGCGACAGTTAATCTTGGGACTGGCCCAAACTTAGGCACAGCTACATTTAGCTTCAACGGCGGTTTACCTGTAGGAACCTATTTCTTGGAAGCTTCGGCGTTTGTACCGGGGGAACAACAGTGGCAAACAGTAAAAATCGCAGGCGGTCTTGCTGAAGTCACTACCTCTTCTAACACCCCACCGGTGAATATTCCACTTGATCCAAAAGGAAGTGTTTCGGGCACAATTTCAGGAATTCCATCAGGAATTAACAATGTAAACATTAGTGTTTACAGTCAAAACGCCCTCACAACATCGGCTTATTCAAACGTCACTATTCCTAGCGGACAGTCAAGCGCCAACTTCTTAATTCCTGTATTGGCAGAGGGTGACTACCAATATTATGTCTCCGGTGGGAACAACGAAATACGCGCTGAGGGCCAATTCTCCTTGAGTACAAATCAAAATCTAAGTGGCCTAAATATCCAAGTCACCTCTATTTCAAACAATCTTTCTATTACAGGTCGAATTTTAGATTCCACAGGACAAGCTAACGAGGGTGTTGATATCAACGCTTACGGTAATGGTCAAGCAACGTCTGGAAGCGGCGGATTATTTGAAATTAATGGCCTAACTTCTCCAACGATTTCTGGCTTCAACTTCTCAAAGAACTCAGTTGCCAGCTATAACTCAAGAAGCTTTTCCACGTCTTTAACGGGGTCAATGTGGATATACCCACAAATAGATGTTGCATCTAATCAATTTCAAGAAGTTGTTTTTTCCAGCGGTACTGGAATTCTTCAGGGAAGAGTTACAGAGGTTGTCAACGGAGTTCTTACAGGTATTTCCGGAGTCAAAGTTACCGGCAGTGCTTATTTACAAAGAGGATCAATTGAAGCTTGGGTAAACACTGATGCCCAGGGGTATTATGCTCTTTCGGGTCTTCCCTTAAACGCAGGATCTATAAGGGTCAAACTAACCAAACCAGGGTATGTGTCTGTTTCTGGAAGCTACTCACTGCGTGAAAACAATTCACCCAGAACCAAGCCCTTCAGTCTTGAAAGAACTGCTGCAAGTTCAGGCGCCATCTCTGGAACTGTTTATGATTCATTCACGAATGCCCCATTACGTGGAGCCAATGTATACATCTATGGCCCCGATTTCAACGCCAACGTAACCACAGATGCAGCCGGAAAGTACAAGTTCAAAAATGTTCCTAATGGCGAGTATTCACTTGGTGTTTCGAAGTGGGCGCAACGGGTGCAGTATCGATACTCAAATCAGCGAGTTACTGTTTCAGGCGCTTCTGTAACTGTTCCCCAGGTCAATTTGGATCGGTTCAGCACAGGTTCAGGCCGCGTGGAAGGTGTGGTAATTGACCAAACCACTGGCAGGACTGTTGGTGGAGCAAACGTAAGTTTGTACTCACCGGGCGGAATGGGTAAATCCACCAAAGCTAACGCACGAGGAGAATGGGCCATTTCAGGTCTTGCTGACGGCAGTTACTCGGTAAATATTAGCCCTCAATCTAGTTCAACGTACGAATGGCGTGAATTCGACCAGCTTGTTATTGATCAAGGTGCAACAGTTCAGCGAACTGACTACCTTCGCTCAATTGTGCAGGGAACTTCTTCATTGACCGGTGTTATCAGAAATTCACTAACTTATGAGCCCATCGTGGGGGCAAAAGTTACTGTTTCTCGAAACCAGGGCGGCTTTGAAGATAAAGATGCAGTAACAGACTCTTCAGGTCGTTATCGAATCTCCAATCTCCCATCGGGCGCGTACATGATTCGAGCCGAGGCAACCGGATTTGAGATTGCAGCACAAACCAACGTTTCAAACTTCGGAGCAGGAATGGGTTATGGCGGACCCGCAAGTCTTGGTTCAGTCGACCTTGATGAGGGCGAAGCTGGCTATTTCAATGGAAGAATGACCCCGGCTCCAGAAGGTCAAGCCACTATCTCGGGCATTGTAAAAACCTCCACTGATCAAGTTGTTGAGGGGGCTTATATCTATGCGATTAGTCCCACAACGGGAGCTTATTTAGGGTCTGCCCAGAGCGATGAAAACGGATTCTACGAACTGCAACAAATCCCTTCGGGTCAGGTTCAAATTAACGTTTCTTCGCCATCAATGTATGGAAATGGATCACAAAAGTTCGCCGAAACAAGATCGAACACAAACGTGTCCAGTGGTCAACAACTTACGCTTGACGTTATAGTGCAAGCCGCGGGATTGATAACAGGAACTGTTTTGACAACAAACGACACCGTTCCTGAGTGCGCTTCAGTTATTGCAATTGAGCGAAAATCAGATGGATCATTAGGCAACGCGGTTGGCTGGGCATCTGTCGACCCAAACACTGGCGCATACAAGATGGACTATCTTGCCGCTGGTAACTACTTCGTTTCTGTGAAGCAAGAATGCTGGCAAGATGCACCTAAGTTTGTCTTTGGAGACAAATTTTGGAGCTCAACTTCAACTAATGGAAGCGATTCCCCGAGCAGTTATGTAACTGTGGCTGCAGGAGCAACGCGTAATTCGACGGATGTAGTTGTTTCAGAGGGAAGCATTCTCAAGGGGCAAGTTAAAATTCAGACAGCAACTGGTGTAACTGGCCTTCCAACTGGAAAAAATCTTCAAATCAATGTTTACAGACAATCTGGTGGCACATACAAACTCCTTCCACAATTTTATGGGTGGGTTTCAGCACGAGAAGCTGGAAAATACGAACTCAGCGGTTTAGCGCCAGGAAATTACAAACTTGAGTTCGTTGATACGTGGCAAGGAAACAGAGGTCTGCAAACAGCTTTTAGTGGAGGAGCTTCAACGCTTACTACTGCTTCAGTAATCACGCTCTCAGCAGGACAAAAATCACTCAATAATGATGTGATTATGAGCGTTAGACAGCCTATTGCAGATCCGGAAGCTGTTTCTACGAGCAGTCTTACGACTGCTATGCAAGATCAAGTTTCAGCGCCTGACTTGGTAAGCGCAAATCAAGTAATCACTGTTGACGTTGGTCAGGACATGGCCGGCGAATGGGTTTCAGTTTGGGCGCATTCAACTCCAACGTCACTTGGTGACTGGGTTCAAGTTGGGGTTGATGGAACTGTCAGAGCGACCGTTTCAGAAGCACTCCCTGTTGGTCAGCACAGAATTGTTGTACAAGACATTGACAATAAGGTTGTGGGTTGGACAGGAACAACTGTTGCTGCCTCTGTTCAAGGCTCTCCATCTACTGGTGGCCTTGCTCGCAAATCAGTATCCTCGGTGAGCAACATCGGAACAGCAGCTCCAGGGTTGGAATCACCTGTTTTGGTTTCGCCAAAGCGGCCCACAAACACTAAGAGTTCTGTCGGACAAGAAGCTGAGTCTTCTGAACTGCTTCAATCTGACCAACCTAATCTGTGGATATTCGGCGGGCTTGCCGCACTGCTAGCTGCAGGCTTAGCCGGCGGAGTCTGGCTCATTCGTTCAAGAAAGAGCTAA
- a CDS encoding ATP-dependent Clp protease ATP-binding subunit yields the protein MQQEPQENKSALEQFGVNLTEIAKSGKLDPVIGRDAEIRRVSQVLTRRTKNNPVLIGEPGVGKTAVVEGLAQRIVAGDVADSLKDKQLVSLDISALIAGAKYRGEFEERLKAVLKEINDSDGQIITFIDELHTLMGAGGGEGSVAAANMLKPMLARGELRLIGATTLDEYREFIEKDAALERRFQQVFVGEPSVEDTVAILRGLKERYEAHHKVAIADNALVAAAALSNRYITSRQLPDKAIDLIDEAASRLRMEIDSAPVEIDELRRSVDRLKLEELALKKEKDDASKERLAKLREDMSERNARLEDLERRWEQERSALNRVGDLKTKLDAARIQAERAQREGQLEQASRLLYAEIPQLERELAEAESAEQTDTERMVNDQVTSEDIASVIAAWTGIPVDRLTKGETEKLLNLENEIGKRLIGQKKAVQAVSESVRRSRAGISDPDRPTGSFLFLGPTGVGKTELAKALAEYLFDDEKAMIRIDMSEYGEKHSVSRLVGAPPGYIGYEAGGQLTEAVRRRPYSVVLLDEVEKAHPEVFDVLLQVLDDGRLTDGQGRTVDFRNVILILTSNLGSQFLIDPDLSWDEKERAVNETVRQAFKPEFVNRLDDIVVFSALSQEDLGQIVELYIDRLQKRLAERRLELAVTPAARTWLAERGYDPIYGARPLRRLMQHEIDDRLATAILAGSVRDGDLVRVDLDGDHLTVSSDKIHPVFDAGDEDPFIEAELMADE from the coding sequence ATGCAACAAGAGCCGCAAGAAAACAAGAGCGCGCTCGAACAATTCGGCGTTAACCTCACTGAAATTGCAAAGAGCGGCAAGCTCGACCCCGTCATCGGCCGTGATGCCGAAATCCGTCGAGTCAGCCAAGTGCTTACTCGTCGTACCAAGAACAACCCCGTCCTGATCGGTGAACCAGGCGTTGGAAAAACTGCTGTCGTCGAAGGACTCGCTCAGCGTATTGTCGCTGGTGACGTCGCCGATAGCTTAAAAGATAAGCAGCTTGTCTCACTTGATATCTCAGCCCTGATTGCAGGTGCAAAGTATCGAGGTGAATTCGAAGAACGCCTCAAGGCGGTCCTCAAAGAAATCAATGACTCAGATGGCCAGATCATCACCTTCATCGACGAACTCCACACTCTGATGGGTGCTGGCGGAGGCGAAGGCTCCGTGGCAGCAGCCAACATGCTCAAACCCATGCTTGCTCGTGGTGAATTGCGCCTGATCGGTGCCACCACACTGGATGAGTACCGTGAGTTCATTGAAAAAGATGCCGCTCTGGAACGTCGTTTCCAGCAGGTGTTTGTGGGAGAACCCAGTGTTGAAGACACCGTGGCAATCCTTCGTGGGCTCAAAGAGCGTTACGAAGCACACCACAAGGTAGCTATCGCAGACAACGCACTCGTTGCTGCCGCAGCACTATCCAACCGGTACATCACCAGCCGGCAGCTTCCTGACAAGGCCATTGACCTTATCGATGAAGCGGCAAGCCGCCTGCGTATGGAAATTGACTCGGCTCCTGTCGAGATCGATGAGCTGCGCCGCAGTGTTGACCGACTCAAGCTCGAAGAGCTTGCTCTGAAGAAAGAGAAGGACGACGCCTCCAAGGAACGTCTTGCAAAATTGCGTGAAGACATGTCTGAACGTAACGCTCGTCTCGAAGACCTTGAACGTCGCTGGGAACAAGAGCGCAGCGCACTCAACCGCGTCGGTGATCTCAAGACCAAACTTGATGCCGCTCGTATTCAGGCAGAACGTGCACAACGTGAAGGCCAGCTCGAACAAGCCAGCCGTTTGCTCTATGCAGAGATTCCTCAGCTGGAACGTGAGTTAGCTGAAGCCGAATCAGCAGAACAAACAGACACCGAACGCATGGTCAATGACCAGGTCACCAGCGAAGACATCGCGTCGGTGATTGCCGCATGGACCGGGATTCCTGTTGATCGTCTGACCAAGGGTGAGACAGAGAAACTGCTCAACCTAGAAAACGAAATTGGCAAGCGCCTCATTGGACAGAAGAAAGCAGTGCAAGCTGTTTCCGAATCTGTTCGTCGTTCGCGCGCTGGAATTTCTGACCCCGATCGCCCAACCGGATCCTTCCTGTTCCTGGGCCCCACTGGTGTTGGAAAGACAGAGCTCGCTAAGGCGCTCGCCGAGTATCTCTTCGACGACGAAAAGGCCATGATTCGTATCGACATGAGTGAATACGGAGAGAAGCACTCCGTCTCGCGTCTGGTTGGTGCTCCTCCCGGATACATCGGGTATGAAGCAGGTGGACAACTCACTGAGGCAGTGCGCCGTCGCCCCTACTCGGTTGTATTGCTCGACGAAGTAGAGAAAGCACACCCTGAAGTCTTCGACGTCTTGCTCCAGGTTCTTGACGACGGACGCCTGACTGACGGCCAGGGTCGCACCGTGGACTTCCGAAACGTCATCCTGATTCTCACCTCGAACCTCGGTTCACAGTTCTTGATTGATCCCGACCTGAGCTGGGACGAGAAGGAACGTGCTGTCAACGAGACCGTGCGCCAGGCATTCAAGCCTGAGTTCGTCAACCGCTTGGATGACATTGTGGTGTTCTCGGCTCTGAGCCAAGAAGATCTCGGACAAATTGTTGAGTTGTATATCGATCGTCTCCAGAAGCGCTTGGCTGAGCGTCGACTAGAACTAGCCGTCACCCCTGCTGCTCGAACCTGGTTGGCAGAGCGTGGTTATGACCCCATTTATGGAGCTCGCCCACTGCGACGTCTCATGCAACACGAGATTGATGACCGCCTGGCAACAGCAATCCTTGCCGGGTCAGTTCGTGATGGTGACCTAGTTCGAGTTGATCTTGACGGTGATCACCTCACCGTGAGTTCAGACAAGATTCACCCTGTCTTCGACGCAGGGGATGAAGACCCCTTTATCGAAGCTGAGCTCATGGCTGATGAATAA
- a CDS encoding nitroreductase family protein — translation MSRTAHTSVPINPVLAARWSPRSYDTTAVLSPADLTPAFEAARWSPSANNSQPWRFIVGFRGDDTFNKIVPTLAGWNTAWMPNASAIVVAIAQTAGADGTPNPYAIYDLGQSVAHFSIQAQTDGLYVHQVAGTDVKALKEIFNLPAGFEAFVAIAVGKLAPADLLPEPLAEREKAPRVRHELAEIVRYDAFED, via the coding sequence ATGTCTCGCACCGCGCACACCAGCGTTCCCATTAACCCCGTACTTGCAGCCCGTTGGAGTCCTCGTTCTTACGACACCACCGCAGTGTTGTCCCCAGCTGATCTCACCCCCGCATTCGAAGCAGCTCGCTGGTCACCTTCAGCAAACAACAGCCAGCCCTGGCGCTTTATTGTTGGATTCCGTGGCGATGACACGTTCAACAAGATTGTTCCCACCCTTGCAGGCTGGAACACCGCATGGATGCCGAACGCCTCCGCCATTGTGGTTGCTATTGCTCAGACCGCAGGCGCTGATGGAACCCCCAACCCCTACGCAATCTATGACCTGGGTCAGTCTGTTGCCCACTTCTCTATTCAGGCACAAACCGACGGACTCTATGTTCACCAGGTTGCTGGAACAGATGTGAAGGCACTTAAGGAAATCTTTAACCTTCCTGCAGGCTTTGAAGCCTTTGTGGCAATTGCTGTGGGCAAGCTTGCTCCAGCAGACTTGCTTCCAGAACCTCTTGCTGAGCGCGAAAAGGCACCACGTGTTCGTCACGAGCTTGCCGAGATTGTTCGCTACGACGCATTCGAAGACTAA